TTTGAGCTACGGAGTGATTTTTTTCTCGACATAAATATACCCGCCTCTTTTTCCCTTTAAAGGCACccatctgaaaatatataaacacaatcgtTAGATTTTTGCCTTATAATATCTGGAAATACAGAATTGGAATTACGACGATCATTTGCTTTTaggtattaatttattagacacAAAATGAAGCTTAAAGTCCCCGAAGCAGTGTGGTAGTTGGTCATACTTTTAAAagatcgaaaatgatattaattcaggtAATTGTTAATTTGCATGTTATCaaattgctacagttttttttcacaattcgtttcctactaaattactattcatgagcaccacaacctattcatttgcaccacaacgttcagaaaatcgagcatagtgcagcaagtataacaaCCAAAGatctaaaatttgtaacgcggcaaccttttgtcaataaaaaagccacacacatgtaaagaaaatacttaaacctaaggtatgtgaacaattctcacgaaaatccagatttttacgttggcaacactaacgtctagcaagttatgcaagttctagacgatcagatattaaattttattcagaacttttacctttagaacaactcatggctATTCCTATATGAaactacattctccatttttttttaatttactcgtataaacctctaaaaataaaaaataagaaatcatactcactgtttacatccagattccactcattggcactataacggaagacgcgttggagcagtttcaacacataacaaaatgttatggctccaatgattacccggcgtTAGATAGTCTCCAAAGATTGCAAGAAaagataaatatcaaatttgggACAAGAGGTAGCCTGTTGGCCATTTGTATTACAACTTAAATTTATCAGATTGTACATATTGCTTACGATGCGACATCGGTTCCGTAGTGTAGTGGTTATCACGCTCGCTTCACACGCGAGAGGTCCTGGGTTCGAGCCCCAGCGGAACCAATATATTTTGCtataatttataacacaaactttaaatatatggtttgaaacaacttttaattcaatataaataaataatatgtaatacACAAAAGAATTGCATGCAGTTTTGCACATGATGTTCTACTCATACCAtgcataattttgaaatcaaattCAATTAATATCTAGTAAGTCAAGTAGGTATACACATAGGGTTCCGTAGTGTAGTGGTTATCACGTCTGCTTAACACGCAGAAGGTCCTGGGTTCGAGCCCCAGCGGAACcagttttttgtttatgttgcttaagatatttgtataaaaatagaGTTCGAAAGTTTACCTACCTTTGTCAGCATGATGATAAGGACGTGGTGGCGTCGTTGGTAATAATGGTAGTGATGTACAGAGATGTTGATTATCTTTAAGTTGAAGCTTTGAGGGAACTTGAGTTTaattatgttaactgttttgATATTGGAGAATGTaaactttgttgttttattccgTATATATCAGAATGGTAACCAGTAGCACCGTGCACTAAACAGCGTGCGGATCAATATCAACGTCAATTACTTAAACGCACACTACTTATGGTCCGTTTATTTCCGTATATTTTGCATCTAATTATTGACTTTGTGTTATACTACACagaatttaaaattcaaatcaaatgtacacacatatatatatatatatatatatatatatatatatatatatatatatatatatatatatatatatatatatatatatatatatattacttacaTACCACATCATATCGGGTTCCGTAGTGTAGTGGTTATCACGTCTGCTTTACACGCAGAAGGTCCTGGGTTCGAGCCCCAGCGGAAccaatgtttctttatttttactttttatttgtcaaacaatATAATTCTGAAGTAACTAATTTGTCTTCCGGCGATGTTAACGACGACGCCCATCGTTGGCAGTGGGGAAGGGTGTGCTGGCAGTGgggatggtggtgatggtgaaaAGGTGGTAACGATGGTACTGATAGAGACAAAGATCTTGATTCTCTTTTAGTAGATGCGTTCATGGCGTTGTACTTGAGGATGTCAGGGCGGATTTAGGATTTTACGTTAAAGGGGGCATAAGTAAGGGTGTAACCTTTTGTCTTGCGCCCCGCTAACAGAACCGAAATTTACTTTGTATAAAGTATGagaaagggggggggggcgctcATCCGGATGCGCCCCTCCCCCTGAATCCGCTACTGGATGGTgactgtttttgatatttagcagtattattttctttttttatcatacaTAAGAACATGCGTATATTGGTATTTGATCGAAATACGCTCATAATTACACTGTAGGAGCCCAGTCACTATTACATATGGTCAAGGATCTATAAACTGTTTTGCATCTAATCACAGTGTAATACTTCGCAGAAAGTAAATTCAAATGTAACAAATAGGTATTACTTTTATATCATATTAATCGGGTTCCGTAGTGTAGTTGTTATCACGGCTGCTTTACATGCAGAAGGTCCTCGGTTCGACCCTCAGCGGAGCAAGTATTTGTACTTTTGCTTATTTAAGATGTGTTTGATTGcgttggtgatgatgatgctaGTGATAAGCAAAGATCTTGATTACCTGTAAGAAGTATCTTTCATAAAATATACTTGAGGTTGGTAACTGTTTTTAATAggagtgttttctttgttttcatttatatcataaataagaaCGGTTATCAGTAGAACAGTACAATAAGCAGCAAACAGATATAGTTCAACGTCATtcacttatgcaccagtcaattgtaaccacggccccccaggtccgggggtataccggggatagccggggaaatgggccgtgtttttaccttccaggtagCCCCGCAGTGCAGGGTGActacggtggttttgtcttcacgccaaatatagcggaAAATTGGCATTATCTAGGGTCTAGGTACCAGCAGATCGTCCCCGCAGGGTGgagattttgcccgggcttggctggaccgaaagtcaaagtccccgctattccccggacctgggggaggggcgtggttacaaatgactggttcATTACACGCACGCTTCTTATGGTTCCCTTATTTCATAGTGAACTTGACCATGATATGGTATGAAAGAGTTACTAAACCCACTGCccacataatataaattatacacaACTCGCGCTCTGCGCTcgtgtttaatttcaataactatGGCAGTACGTGCAGTCACTATAACATAATGTCATGGACAGCTTTCATTATACTAAGTAGTGTGCGTATATTTAAAATCGTATATGATCAACACACGCGTATAATTGcaatgaaaattttaacactttttagTCCGACGTGGTTCATTTGGGGcgtgttttattactttatgtctcctgtattgaaataaaaagtaaacttggatgattttaggAGGCGGTGCCCTGGACTCGCTAGTGAAACAGTGTATGATAATTCCTAGAAATCTTGTTAAAATGTCCCCCTATAGATATATGTGATAGATACATGGCGGGTAATCATTgcagccataacattttgttatgtgttgaaaatgctccaacgcgtcttccattatagtgccaatgagtggaatctggatgtaaacagtgagtatggtttcttatttttcatttttagaggtttatacgagtaaattaaaaaaaaatggagaatgtaTAGTTCCAtataggaatggccatgagcTGTTCTAAAGgtaaaagttctgaaaaaaatttaatatctgatcgtctagaacttgcataacttgctagacgttagtgttgacaacgtgaaaatctggattttcgtgagaattgttcacataccttaggtttaagcattttctttacatgtgtgtggcttttttattgacaaaaggttgccgcgttacaaattttggaactttatttgttatacttgctgcactacgcccgattttctgaacgttgtggtgctcatgaatagtaatttagtaggaaacgaattgtgaaaaaactgaagcaatttcataacatgaaaattaacaattaactgaattaatatcattttcgatctttttaaagtatgacctACTACCACACTGCTTCGGGGACTTTAAGGTTCATTTTGTGTCTAATAAATTACTATTTAATAGCAAATGGTCGTCGTAATTCTAAGTATGTATTTTCAggtatttaaagacaaaaatctaacgattgtgtttacatattttcagatTGGTGTCTTTAATGAATATACCCGCCTCTTTTTCCCTTTAAAGGCACccatctgaaaatatataaacacaatcgttagatttttgccttataatacctggaaatacagaatTGGAATTACGACGATCATTTGcttttaagtattaatttattagacacAAAATGAACCTTAAAGTCCCCGAAGCAGTGTAGTAGTTGGTCATACTTTTAAAagatcgaaaatgatattaattcagttcATTATTAATTTGCATGTTATCaaattgctacagttttttcacaattcgtttcctactaaattactattcatgagcaccacaacgttcagaaaatcgggcgtagtgcagcaagtataacaaataaagttccaaaatttgtaacgcggcaaccttttgtcaataaaaaagccacacacatgtaaagaaaatacttaaacctaaggtatgtgaacaattctcacgaaaatccagatttttacgttgtcaacacttacgtctagcaagttatgcaagttctagacgatcagatattaaattttattcagaacttttacctttagaacaactcatggctATTCCTATATGAaactacattctccattttttttatttactcgtataaacctttaaaaataaaaaataagaaaccatactcactgtttacatccagattccactcattggcactataacggaagacgcgttggagcagtttcaacacataacaaaatgttatggctccaatgattacccggcgtGAGATAGTCTCCAAAGATTGCAAGAAaagataaatatcaaatttgggACAAGAGGTAGCCTGTTGGCCATTTGTATTACAACTTAAATTTATTAGATTGTACATATTGCTTATGTTGTGACATCGGTTCCGTAGTGTAGTGGTTATCACGCTCGCTTCACACGCGAGAGGTCCTGGGTTCGAGCCCCAGCGGAACCAATATATTTTGCtataatttataacacaaactttaaatatatggtctgaaacaacttttaattcaatataaataaatatgtaatacaCAAAAGAATTGCATGCAGTTTTGCACATGATGTTCTACTCATACCAtgcataattttgaaatcaaattCAATTAATATCTACTAAGTCAAGTAGGTATACACATGGGGTTCCGTAGTGTAGTGGTTATCACGTCTGCTTAACACGCAGAAGGTCCTGGGTTCGAGCCCCAGCGGAACcagttttttgtttatgttgcttaagttatttgtataaaaatagaGTTCGAAATTTTACCTACATTTGTCACCATGATGATAAGGACGTGGTGGCGTCGTTGGTAATAATGGTAGTGATGTACAGAGATGTTGATTATCTTTAAGTTGAAGCTTTTGAGTTTaattatgttaactgttttgATATTGGAGAATGTtaactttgttgtttttttccgtaTATATCAGAATGGTAACCAGTAGCACCGTGCACTAAACAGCGTGCGGATCAATATCAACGTCAATTACTTAAACGCACACTACTTATGGTCCGTTTATTTCCGTACATTTTGCATCTAATTATTGAATTTGTGTTATACTACGCagaattttaaattcaaattaaatgcacacacacacacacgcacgcacgcacgcacgcacgcacacacacacacacgcacacacacacacacacacacatatatatatgagcCCCAGCGGAACCAGTAgttttaattttctaaaaaaaacagttcTAAAGTTTGCTGATCTGTCTCCTGGCGATGTTTATGATTGTTGTGGTGGcgttggtggtgatgatgattgttGTGGTGGcgttggtggtggtgatgattgtTGTGTTGGcgttggtggtggtgatgattgGTGTGGTGGcgttggtggtggtgatgattgtTGTGGTGGcgttggtggtggtgatgattgGTGTGGTTGcgttggtggtggtgatgattgtTTTGGTTGCGTTGTTTGTGGTGATGATTGGTGTGGTGGctttggtggtggtgatgattgGTGTGTTGGcgttggtggtggtgatgattgGTGTGTTGGcgttggtggtggtgatgattgGTGTGGTGGcgttggtggtggtgatgattgtTGTGTTGGcgttggtggtggtgatgattgGTGTGGTGGCgttggtgatggt
The DNA window shown above is from Mya arenaria isolate MELC-2E11 chromosome 6, ASM2691426v1 and carries:
- the LOC128237648 gene encoding probable maltase-glucoamylase 2 is translated as MKASTKRKSRSSSIITIITTTNATTPIITITNATTPIITTTNANTTIITTTNATTPIITTTNANTPIITTTNANTPIITTTKATTPIITTNNATKTIITTTNATTPIITTTNATTTIITTTNATTPIITTTNANTTIITTTNATTTIIITTNATTTIINIARRQISKL